From a single Candidatus Brocadiaceae bacterium genomic region:
- a CDS encoding SoxR reducing system RseC family protein, whose amino-acid sequence MRRIVHSGSVVALEGERAVVQLVASEACQPGKFGCACCGSGQQEPRRIRVPRADLVQGDAVTVSIPVYVTYLATLAAFGLPAIGFLAGALIGLAVEGNQEAHGMPIIVGSFCGLAAGVGLSLLAEKHIGAGSYEVRRVSDAGS is encoded by the coding sequence ATGAGGCGAATCGTTCACAGCGGGTCGGTCGTGGCCCTGGAGGGGGAGCGTGCGGTTGTGCAGCTGGTGGCCTCGGAGGCCTGTCAGCCGGGCAAGTTCGGGTGTGCGTGCTGCGGGTCCGGGCAGCAGGAGCCGCGTCGGATCCGGGTGCCGCGCGCCGATCTGGTGCAAGGGGACGCGGTGACCGTCTCCATCCCCGTCTACGTCACCTACCTGGCCACGCTGGCCGCTTTCGGCCTGCCAGCGATCGGCTTTCTTGCCGGTGCGCTGATCGGGCTGGCTGTGGAGGGGAACCAGGAGGCGCACGGCATGCCGATCATCGTCGGCAGCTTCTGCGGGCTGGCCGCCGGCGTGGGGCTGTCGCTGCTGGCGGAGAAGCACATCGGGGCCGGGTCCTACGAGGTGCGGCGCGTCTCGGACGCCGGCTCCTGA
- a CDS encoding SufBD protein, translating into MLAVYGHVGEDPSVFADSQAAHLVIHENRVIGAHLVPGLVVEPDEMADGVRVRVCVREGAQLRNPVHLCFGVLPEAGLQRILLDVTAEPRSRVTLQAHCVFPNALDVTHEMEADIRIAEDARYTYFERHVHGPAGGVVVVPRARVTLAPRASFETEFELLEGRVGRMDIDYEARCREHSSLRMVARMSGSDDDEIRIREVAHLQGPGAAGVLLSRIAVKDDARADVYNELTASAPHAVGHVDCKEIVMDRAIARATPIVDVRHPLARVTHEASIGSVDSRQMETLMARGLTEEDAVDMIVRAMLSPARRAQEPASETRRTS; encoded by the coding sequence ATGCTGGCCGTCTACGGCCACGTGGGGGAGGATCCGTCGGTCTTCGCAGACTCCCAGGCCGCACACCTGGTGATCCACGAGAACAGGGTCATCGGCGCCCACCTGGTGCCCGGGCTCGTCGTCGAGCCGGACGAGATGGCCGACGGCGTGCGCGTGCGCGTGTGCGTGCGCGAAGGAGCGCAGTTGCGCAACCCCGTCCATCTCTGCTTCGGCGTGCTGCCCGAGGCCGGCCTGCAGCGGATCCTGCTGGACGTGACGGCCGAACCGCGCAGCCGGGTGACCCTGCAGGCCCACTGCGTCTTCCCGAACGCCCTGGACGTCACCCACGAGATGGAGGCCGACATCCGCATCGCGGAGGACGCGCGCTACACCTACTTCGAGCGGCACGTCCACGGACCGGCCGGCGGCGTCGTCGTCGTACCCCGCGCCCGCGTCACTCTCGCACCCCGCGCGTCGTTCGAGACGGAGTTCGAACTGCTGGAAGGGCGCGTCGGCCGCATGGACATCGACTACGAGGCGCGTTGCCGGGAGCACAGCTCGCTGCGGATGGTCGCCCGCATGTCCGGGAGCGACGATGACGAGATCCGCATCCGCGAGGTCGCCCACCTGCAAGGACCCGGCGCGGCCGGCGTGCTCCTGAGCCGCATTGCCGTCAAGGACGATGCCCGGGCGGACGTCTACAACGAGCTGACCGCCTCGGCCCCGCACGCCGTGGGCCACGTCGACTGCAAGGAGATCGTCATGGATCGGGCCATCGCCCGCGCCACCCCGATCGTCGACGTGCGCCATCCGCTCGCGCGCGTGACGCACGAGGCATCGATCGGCAGCGTGGATTCCCGGCAGATGGAGACCCTCATGGCCCGGGGCCTGACCGAAGAGGACGCCGTGGACATGATCGTCCGCGCCATGCTGAGCCCGGCGCGCCGGGCTCAGGAGCCGGCGTCCGAGACGCGCCGCACCTCGTAG